A stretch of Natronobacterium texcoconense DNA encodes these proteins:
- a CDS encoding ABC transporter ATP-binding protein has translation MSDPLLELEGVHTYYGESHVLQGVDLTVEEGEIVALIGRNGVGKTTTLRSILQLTPPREGSVRFRGEDVTGESTHEVADRGIGWVPEERRMFGYLTVEENVRVSVGPDQEYEALREYVFDLFPDLEKFREKEARNLSGGQQQMLAIARGMVGDNDLLLVDEPSEGLAPMIVDQVVEALREASEETTMILVEQNFPLAMDLADRFYLLDHGTVVESGTTDGVTADDERIRRYLSA, from the coding sequence ATGAGCGATCCGTTGCTCGAACTCGAGGGTGTTCACACCTACTACGGCGAGAGCCACGTCCTCCAGGGCGTCGACCTCACGGTCGAGGAGGGCGAGATCGTCGCTCTGATCGGGCGCAACGGCGTCGGGAAGACGACGACGCTGCGATCGATCCTGCAACTGACGCCGCCTCGAGAGGGAAGCGTCCGGTTCCGAGGCGAGGATGTCACCGGCGAGAGCACCCACGAGGTCGCCGATCGTGGCATCGGCTGGGTGCCCGAGGAACGGCGGATGTTCGGCTACCTCACCGTCGAGGAGAACGTCCGCGTCTCCGTCGGTCCCGACCAGGAGTACGAGGCACTGCGGGAGTACGTCTTCGACCTGTTCCCCGACCTCGAAAAGTTTCGGGAGAAAGAGGCCCGGAACCTGAGCGGCGGGCAACAGCAGATGCTCGCGATCGCACGCGGCATGGTCGGCGACAACGACCTGCTGCTGGTCGACGAACCCAGCGAGGGACTCGCACCGATGATCGTCGACCAGGTCGTCGAGGCGCTCCGTGAGGCATCGGAGGAGACGACGATGATCCTCGTCGAACAGAACTTCCCGCTGGCGATGGACCTCGCCGACAGGTTCTACCTGCTCGATCACGGCACCGTCGTCGAGTCGGGAACGACCGACGGCGTCACCGCCGACGACGAACGAATCCGGAGGTATCTGTCAGCATGA
- a CDS encoding ABC transporter ATP-binding protein, with the protein MLLSTHGLTKEFGGITAVDGVEFTLEEEELCSVIGPNGAGKTTFFNLLTGVLEPTRGRIEFLPKSARREAIADALAEDEELASRFETEAELAGAIEAGDVSSDVVDPWLEPVDVTGASPHETALLGIHRSYQVTNIFPTVSVLENVRIAVQAHQGNDSWRFWRNVNAFDDHIAEAESILERIGLLEYADEPAENLSHGEKRNLEIGIALAGDPDVLLLDEPTAGVSSEDVDRVTDIIEDVASDHAVMLIEHNMDVVMGISDRVAVLNQGELIAQGEPEEIRQSEAVQRAYLGGYEGDGSSTAAATDGGSDREVSAG; encoded by the coding sequence ATGTTACTCTCGACACACGGACTCACGAAGGAGTTCGGCGGAATCACCGCCGTCGACGGCGTCGAGTTCACTCTCGAGGAAGAGGAACTCTGCTCGGTCATCGGCCCCAACGGTGCGGGGAAAACGACCTTCTTCAACCTGCTGACGGGCGTCCTCGAGCCGACACGGGGACGGATCGAGTTCCTTCCTAAATCCGCACGGCGCGAGGCTATCGCCGATGCCCTGGCGGAAGACGAGGAACTGGCAAGCAGGTTCGAGACCGAGGCGGAACTCGCCGGAGCGATCGAAGCCGGTGACGTCTCGAGCGACGTCGTCGATCCCTGGCTCGAACCGGTAGACGTCACCGGCGCTTCGCCCCACGAGACGGCGTTGCTGGGGATCCACCGCTCGTACCAGGTGACGAATATTTTTCCAACCGTTTCGGTTCTCGAGAACGTCCGCATCGCTGTCCAGGCCCACCAGGGGAACGACTCCTGGCGGTTCTGGCGAAACGTCAACGCCTTCGACGACCACATAGCGGAGGCCGAGTCGATCTTGGAGCGGATCGGACTCCTCGAGTACGCCGACGAACCCGCCGAGAACCTCAGTCACGGCGAGAAACGCAACCTCGAGATCGGCATCGCGCTGGCCGGCGACCCCGACGTATTGCTGCTCGACGAACCGACGGCAGGCGTCTCGAGCGAAGACGTCGATCGCGTGACTGACATCATCGAAGACGTCGCCAGCGATCACGCCGTCATGCTGATCGAGCACAACATGGACGTCGTCATGGGGATCAGCGACCGGGTCGCGGTGCTCAACCAGGGCGAACTCATCGCCCAGGGCGAACCCGAAGAGATCCGCCAGAGCGAGGCGGTCCAGCGGGCCTACCTCGGCGGCTACGAGGGCGACGGCTCCTCGACTGCGGCCGCGACCGACGGCGGATCCGATCGGGAGGTGTCCGCGGGATGA
- a CDS encoding DUF7692 domain-containing protein has translation MRIRTDGDYAYREDAIQRAADFYDCNKTKAVVSACEDVPRLVAAARQILERDDLTYEQRREIAETLSTRVTNFGVEQTVTVDRD, from the coding sequence ATGCGAATTCGAACTGACGGTGACTACGCTTATCGCGAAGACGCTATCCAACGAGCAGCGGACTTCTACGACTGTAATAAGACCAAAGCCGTCGTCTCGGCCTGCGAAGACGTCCCCCGACTCGTCGCAGCTGCTCGGCAAATTCTCGAGCGGGACGACCTCACCTACGAACAGCGCCGGGAGATCGCGGAGACGCTATCGACTCGAGTAACGAACTTTGGGGTTGAACAAACGGTAACTGTCGATCGAGATTAG
- a CDS encoding branched-chain amino acid ABC transporter permease, translating to MTGSVLLSETPLLVDAIGRFVQPDTIARILIEGLGKAAIYFIIAVGLTLVFGLMGVLNFAHGAFAMLGAYVGGVLMVLAVSSGTGPFARVAFFVVVAAVVFALVTVVGSALEIGLVRPIYDRTPMYQILLTFGVGLILEEGARIVTSAQGIQPEPTWTGAAATIPSALESFYSILGASIRGFYMFAIVAGVVVATAVWLFLNRTLYGLYIRAGSEDSEMVEALGIDVRKAFTVVFGLGTGLAAVGGVFLMWDPTWGPSVLLNIDVLLYAFVVVVIGGLGSFKGTLAAAVIVGIADSFTTWLFNTGIVAFPGLPEVTVFALLVIALIVRPQGLYGVEEVGGH from the coding sequence ATGACCGGAAGCGTACTCCTCTCGGAAACACCGCTTCTCGTCGACGCTATTGGGCGGTTCGTCCAGCCCGACACCATCGCACGCATCCTCATCGAAGGACTCGGAAAGGCGGCGATCTACTTCATCATCGCCGTCGGCCTGACGCTCGTGTTCGGACTCATGGGCGTGCTCAACTTCGCCCACGGCGCGTTCGCGATGCTCGGCGCGTACGTCGGCGGCGTCCTGATGGTGCTCGCCGTCTCGAGCGGTACCGGTCCGTTCGCGCGGGTCGCGTTCTTCGTCGTCGTCGCAGCCGTCGTCTTCGCGCTCGTGACGGTCGTCGGCAGCGCGCTCGAGATCGGGCTCGTCCGGCCGATCTACGACCGGACGCCGATGTACCAGATCCTGCTGACGTTCGGCGTCGGACTCATTCTGGAGGAGGGTGCACGGATCGTCACCTCCGCCCAGGGTATCCAGCCCGAACCGACCTGGACGGGTGCGGCGGCGACGATCCCGAGCGCACTCGAGTCGTTTTACTCGATTCTGGGTGCGAGCATCCGTGGATTCTACATGTTCGCGATCGTCGCCGGCGTCGTCGTCGCGACGGCGGTCTGGCTGTTCCTCAACCGGACGCTGTACGGCCTCTACATCCGGGCCGGCAGCGAGGACTCCGAGATGGTCGAGGCGCTCGGGATCGACGTCCGGAAGGCGTTCACCGTCGTCTTCGGGCTCGGAACCGGGCTCGCGGCCGTCGGCGGCGTCTTCCTCATGTGGGACCCTACGTGGGGGCCGAGCGTCCTGCTGAACATCGACGTGTTGCTGTACGCGTTCGTCGTGGTCGTCATCGGCGGCCTCGGCTCGTTCAAGGGGACCCTCGCTGCCGCAGTGATCGTCGGCATCGCCGACTCGTTCACGACGTGGCTGTTCAACACGGGCATCGTCGCCTTCCCGGGCTTGCCCGAAGTGACCGTCTTCGCCCTGCTGGTGATCGCACTGATCGTGCGTCCACAGGGACTGTACGGCGTCGAGGAGGTGGGTGGCCATTAG
- a CDS encoding class I adenylate-forming enzyme family protein, with protein MTLSIHRRANHYGSRLAVADYDGDERREYDYDDLAAMADEYARRLADHGVGPGDPVCVLSRNRPELLGLFFAAVETGAILAPISQRLPAETVETLRERIDPALTLCEERFEELAPDATTLESFTAGEPETTEVERNPPERDDDRPVLYLHTGGTTGVPKVVVLPARQLEWNCITEVSAWGLGKEDVSATLLPLFHTGGWNLLTLPTLYAGGRIVLHREFDPVSALESIEAEGVTRVFAVAAIFQAMAAADRFDETDFSTVEWFMSGGGPTPTAVMEAYRERGQRFTQGYGLTEGGPNNLYFDPSRSDTEKAAESVGRPFPDCSARVVDEDGNPLPDGETGELELSGPVTAAGYLGTEDGTFEGQWVSTGDLARRDEDGDYYITGRTDNMFVSGGENVYPEEIESALDRRDDVDAVGVVGIPHDRWGTVPKAVVEGDDLEADDLEAYCREHLAGYEVPEAFEFVDELPRSGPGKIDREALETEFGAGENA; from the coding sequence ATGACGCTCTCGATTCACCGACGCGCAAACCACTACGGGTCGCGTCTCGCCGTCGCCGACTACGACGGCGACGAGCGACGGGAGTACGACTACGACGACCTCGCGGCGATGGCCGACGAGTACGCACGCCGGCTGGCCGACCACGGCGTCGGTCCCGGCGACCCGGTCTGTGTACTCTCGCGGAACCGGCCCGAACTGCTCGGGCTGTTCTTCGCCGCCGTCGAAACGGGGGCGATCCTCGCGCCGATCTCCCAGCGGCTCCCCGCCGAGACCGTCGAAACCCTGCGCGAACGGATCGATCCGGCACTCACGCTGTGCGAAGAGCGGTTCGAGGAACTGGCACCCGACGCGACGACCCTCGAGTCGTTCACCGCGGGCGAACCGGAGACGACCGAGGTCGAGCGAAACCCGCCGGAGCGCGACGACGACCGGCCCGTACTCTACCTGCACACCGGTGGAACGACCGGCGTCCCAAAGGTGGTCGTCCTCCCGGCACGCCAGCTCGAGTGGAACTGCATCACCGAAGTGTCGGCCTGGGGACTGGGCAAGGAGGACGTCTCGGCGACCCTGCTGCCGCTCTTTCACACCGGCGGCTGGAACCTGCTGACGCTGCCGACGCTGTACGCCGGCGGCCGTATCGTCCTCCACCGGGAGTTCGATCCCGTCTCGGCTCTCGAGTCGATCGAAGCGGAGGGCGTGACGCGAGTGTTCGCCGTCGCCGCTATCTTCCAGGCGATGGCAGCGGCCGATCGGTTCGACGAGACCGACTTCTCGACCGTCGAGTGGTTCATGAGTGGCGGCGGCCCCACGCCGACCGCCGTGATGGAAGCGTACCGGGAGCGCGGCCAGCGGTTCACCCAGGGGTACGGGCTGACCGAAGGCGGCCCGAACAACCTCTACTTCGACCCCTCACGGTCAGACACCGAAAAGGCCGCCGAGAGCGTCGGCAGGCCGTTCCCCGACTGCTCGGCTCGCGTCGTCGACGAGGACGGCAACCCGCTTCCCGACGGCGAGACCGGCGAACTCGAGCTCTCGGGACCGGTGACGGCCGCGGGCTACCTCGGGACGGAGGACGGCACCTTCGAGGGGCAGTGGGTCTCGACCGGCGACCTCGCGAGACGTGACGAGGACGGTGACTACTACATCACCGGCCGGACGGACAACATGTTCGTCAGCGGCGGCGAGAACGTCTACCCCGAGGAAATCGAATCGGCGCTCGACCGCCGGGACGACGTCGACGCCGTCGGCGTCGTCGGGATTCCCCACGACCGGTGGGGAACCGTCCCGAAGGCCGTCGTCGAAGGAGATGATCTCGAGGCCGACGACCTCGAGGCCTACTGCCGGGAACACCTCGCCGGCTACGAGGTGCCCGAGGCGTTCGAATTCGTCGACGAACTCCCGCGGAGCGGCCCCGGGAAGATCGACCGCGAGGCGCTCGAGACGGAGTTCGGTGCGGGTGAGAACGCGTGA
- a CDS encoding 3-oxoacyl-ACP synthase: protein MTTVGLTGYGRYFPDETITGEEIAEENGIPEEVVREKMGITEKHVCPPDEDHVTDMCVAAAEDALADAEIGAEELDLVLYHGSEYKDYVVWSAAANVVERLGAETAYATESHTLCASAPIAVRQAKAQLQVDHVDAALLVAASREEDLIDYGNDRSSFMFNFGSGASAMVLESDPGERCRATVHESAAVTDGSFSEDVIMPAGGSLEPPSEETVAERRHYLDVPDPDGMKERLEPVSLPNYLEVVDTALERSGRTRADVDFVSITHMKRSFHDLVFEELGLDPATDGYYLDEYGHVQSADQIIALEKGRQAGLLEAGDLVCFLAAGTGYTWSATVLTWQG, encoded by the coding sequence ATGACGACCGTCGGACTCACCGGCTACGGACGGTACTTCCCCGACGAGACGATAACGGGGGAAGAGATCGCCGAGGAGAACGGCATTCCCGAGGAGGTGGTCCGCGAGAAGATGGGGATCACGGAGAAGCACGTCTGTCCGCCGGACGAAGACCACGTCACGGATATGTGCGTCGCAGCCGCCGAAGACGCGCTCGCGGATGCCGAAATCGGGGCCGAGGAACTCGATCTCGTACTCTACCACGGTAGCGAGTACAAGGACTACGTCGTCTGGTCGGCCGCCGCGAACGTCGTCGAGCGACTCGGGGCCGAGACCGCCTACGCCACGGAGAGCCACACGCTCTGTGCGAGCGCGCCGATCGCCGTCCGCCAGGCCAAAGCACAGTTACAGGTCGACCACGTCGACGCCGCCCTGCTCGTCGCCGCGAGCCGCGAAGAAGACCTGATCGACTACGGGAACGACCGCTCTTCCTTCATGTTCAACTTCGGCTCCGGTGCCAGCGCGATGGTGCTCGAGTCCGATCCGGGCGAGCGTTGTCGGGCGACCGTCCACGAGAGCGCCGCCGTCACCGACGGCTCGTTCTCCGAGGACGTGATCATGCCCGCCGGCGGCTCGCTCGAGCCCCCGAGCGAGGAGACGGTTGCCGAGCGCCGCCACTACCTCGACGTCCCCGATCCGGACGGGATGAAAGAACGGCTCGAGCCCGTCTCCCTGCCGAACTACCTCGAGGTGGTCGATACGGCGCTCGAGCGATCGGGACGGACCCGGGCGGACGTCGACTTCGTCTCGATCACCCACATGAAGCGGTCGTTCCACGACCTCGTCTTCGAGGAACTCGGGCTCGATCCCGCGACCGACGGCTACTACCTGGACGAGTACGGCCACGTACAAAGCGCCGACCAGATCATCGCGCTCGAAAAGGGCCGACAGGCCGGCCTGCTCGAGGCTGGCGATCTGGTCTGTTTCCTGGCGGCCGGGACCGGATACACCTGGTCGGCGACGGTGCTAACCTGGCAGGGCTAA
- a CDS encoding branched-chain amino acid ABC transporter permease produces the protein MAISPNRDERGRDAVSPASDGGTESASASTDGEEVAEGSAFANLLEDGSWVRQYLRDHTAHALVVAFFVIYPPLYGVLLRLPGIDLGVVSFAPAAFFDAFLPGTTFLIAMLFLGLFAMSFDFISGYTGYLSFGHAAFYGIGAYFIVLAANGQIPGIPGGTPFMITMIIGGILAAIAALAIGAVSFRLTGVYFAMITLGFAQVLYELIRNWGYVASNPQEGPNIGGPTPEIGVPFVDSLSVALGRLAGDSFENVLGLGIDVSATLTSYYAIGLIVLLCYFAMQRIIHSPFGRVMIAIRENEERARAVGYNVFWYKMGAFAFSAFFAAIAGALFAAFRGSASPDNTFYFLVTADALIVAIIGGLGTLAGPFFGSAFFEWLEDVLSSEQGGLAPYLREGLPESVLQADVGGITFLEVINAVVDGRSQLYLGIVFVLFVLFVPNGLLGSIRDRLGGTVAKRFPDYLDRYRR, from the coding sequence GTGGCCATTAGCCCGAATCGTGACGAACGCGGGCGGGACGCCGTCTCGCCCGCGAGCGACGGCGGCACCGAATCCGCCTCGGCGAGCACCGACGGCGAGGAGGTCGCCGAAGGGTCGGCGTTCGCGAACCTGCTCGAGGACGGAAGCTGGGTTCGTCAGTATCTGCGCGACCACACGGCCCACGCGCTCGTCGTCGCGTTCTTCGTGATCTACCCGCCGCTGTACGGTGTCCTGTTGCGGCTCCCGGGGATCGACCTCGGGGTCGTTTCGTTCGCTCCGGCTGCCTTCTTCGACGCCTTCCTCCCGGGGACGACGTTCCTGATCGCAATGTTGTTCCTCGGACTGTTCGCGATGAGTTTCGACTTCATCAGCGGCTACACGGGCTACCTCTCGTTCGGCCACGCCGCGTTCTACGGTATCGGGGCGTATTTCATCGTCCTCGCGGCGAACGGACAGATTCCGGGAATCCCGGGGGGAACGCCCTTCATGATCACGATGATCATCGGTGGGATTCTCGCCGCCATCGCTGCGCTCGCGATCGGTGCGGTCTCCTTCCGGCTGACCGGCGTCTACTTCGCGATGATCACGCTCGGGTTCGCCCAGGTGCTGTACGAACTCATCCGCAACTGGGGCTACGTCGCGTCGAACCCACAGGAGGGGCCGAACATCGGCGGACCGACGCCCGAAATCGGCGTCCCGTTCGTCGACTCGCTGTCCGTGGCGCTCGGTCGGCTCGCCGGCGACAGCTTCGAGAACGTCCTCGGACTGGGGATCGATGTCTCGGCGACGCTGACCTCCTACTACGCGATCGGGCTGATCGTCCTCCTCTGTTACTTCGCGATGCAGCGGATCATCCACTCGCCGTTCGGCCGGGTGATGATCGCCATCCGCGAGAACGAGGAACGCGCCAGAGCCGTCGGCTACAACGTATTCTGGTACAAGATGGGTGCCTTCGCCTTCAGCGCCTTCTTCGCCGCGATTGCCGGCGCACTGTTCGCCGCCTTCCGCGGTTCGGCGTCGCCCGACAACACGTTCTACTTCCTCGTCACCGCAGACGCCCTGATCGTCGCGATCATCGGCGGTCTCGGGACGCTTGCCGGACCGTTCTTCGGCTCGGCGTTCTTCGAGTGGCTCGAGGACGTCCTCTCCTCGGAACAGGGCGGGCTCGCCCCGTACCTCCGGGAGGGACTCCCCGAGAGCGTGTTACAGGCCGACGTCGGCGGCATCACCTTCCTCGAGGTAATCAACGCCGTCGTCGACGGGCGTAGCCAGCTGTACCTGGGTATCGTCTTCGTGTTGTTCGTGCTGTTCGTCCCCAACGGGCTGCTCGGGTCGATCCGCGATCGGCTCGGCGGCACCGTTGCGAAACGATTCCCCGACTACCTCGATCGATACCGACGATGA
- a CDS encoding Nmad3 family putative nucleotide modification protein, producing MTVVLAGVGADSTNLGTLGPLYDDGRFEYVPIPEKTRETTESETLGSWDLQHDDRTAADLTTRIEPQPVQDAGETVTGETLESWPLHRDPNFEALTYGEHRTSGYVSRLRALEPGDVVGFYAGLRRPEGDRAHRYLIGYFTVDRVDVVTPELPSDERRAILESHPDNAHAKRARDGDLYLEKPVVIVAGREPGGLFDRHPVRLSDYYVKSGNERPQYYLREEIGDGWNVTAGGENMMFKPAYRCDLSGTEFVDRVGVPGERLQEDVATVVADE from the coding sequence ATGACGGTCGTCCTCGCAGGAGTCGGTGCCGACAGCACCAACCTCGGTACGCTGGGGCCGCTGTACGACGACGGACGGTTCGAGTACGTCCCGATCCCCGAAAAGACCCGAGAGACGACCGAATCCGAAACCCTCGGTTCCTGGGACCTCCAGCACGACGACCGCACCGCGGCCGATCTCACGACGCGGATCGAACCGCAGCCAGTGCAGGACGCCGGAGAGACCGTCACCGGCGAGACCCTCGAGTCGTGGCCGCTTCATCGCGATCCGAACTTTGAGGCGCTGACCTACGGTGAACACCGGACGAGCGGCTACGTCTCCAGACTGCGGGCGCTCGAGCCCGGTGACGTCGTCGGCTTCTACGCCGGTCTTCGCCGCCCTGAAGGTGATCGCGCCCACCGATACCTGATCGGCTACTTCACGGTCGACCGCGTCGACGTCGTAACGCCCGAACTGCCGTCCGACGAGCGACGGGCTATCCTCGAGTCCCACCCGGACAACGCCCACGCGAAACGCGCACGCGATGGCGACCTCTACCTCGAGAAGCCGGTCGTGATCGTCGCCGGTCGCGAACCGGGCGGGCTCTTCGACCGACATCCGGTTCGGCTCAGTGACTACTACGTGAAGTCGGGGAACGAACGGCCGCAGTACTACCTTCGCGAAGAGATCGGTGACGGCTGGAACGTCACCGCTGGCGGCGAGAACATGATGTTCAAGCCGGCTTACCGCTGTGACCTGTCGGGAACCGAGTTCGTCGACCGCGTCGGGGTGCCGGGCGAGCGATTGCAGGAGGATGTGGCGACCGTCGTGGCCGACGAGTGA
- a CDS encoding DUF1059 domain-containing protein — MTNAHKLDCEAVSDECRFIIQSENEDEAIELAKNHMREVHEQDLTDDELREQHLQVV; from the coding sequence ATGACAAACGCACACAAACTCGACTGCGAGGCCGTCTCCGACGAGTGTCGGTTTATCATTCAATCGGAAAACGAAGACGAAGCGATCGAACTGGCCAAGAACCACATGCGAGAGGTCCACGAGCAAGACCTGACGGATGACGAACTTCGGGAGCAACACCTTCAGGTCGTGTAG
- a CDS encoding outer membrane protein assembly factor BamB family protein, producing the protein MCARGLDRRTILTVAGAGIVWIVGLSTPVAGDDTVGGEEQRRFETDDPIQSTPAVVDDTVFFGSWDSNLYAVEVETGTERWRFETGDRVDSSPTVVDGTIFVGSNDNNLYAVDAETGTEQWSFETDNPIQSSPTEVDGTVFVGSDDNNLYAVDAETGSEQWRFETDDRIQSSPAVADGTVFVGSDDNNLYAVDAETGSEQWRFETDDRIQSSPAVVDDTAFVGSWDGNLYAVDAETGTEQWSFETGDRVDSSPAIADGTVFVGSNDSNLYSIDAETGTGQWRFETDDRVDSSPAVAGDTVFFGTRRMDGNLYAVDAGSGNGKWRFEPESGFFEPDDAVASSPTVVDGTVFFGSTNGHLYAVDFSIDGTPGFGLLGALAGLVATGYLLKRRLDEPDAKKH; encoded by the coding sequence ATGTGTGCACGTGGGCTCGATCGGCGGACGATCCTGACGGTGGCAGGTGCGGGGATCGTCTGGATTGTCGGCCTCTCGACCCCAGTAGCTGGAGATGACACAGTTGGCGGCGAGGAACAGAGACGCTTCGAAACCGATGATCCGATCCAGTCGACACCGGCAGTAGTCGACGACACCGTCTTCTTCGGGAGCTGGGACAGCAACCTGTATGCAGTCGAGGTTGAGACGGGAACCGAACGGTGGCGCTTCGAGACCGGCGACCGAGTCGACTCGTCACCGACGGTCGTCGATGGCACAATCTTTGTGGGGAGTAATGACAACAATCTGTACGCAGTCGACGCCGAGACGGGAACTGAACAGTGGTCTTTCGAAACCGATAACCCAATTCAGTCGTCACCGACAGAGGTCGACGGTACCGTTTTCGTCGGGAGCGATGACAACAACTTGTACGCAGTCGACGCCGAAACGGGCAGCGAGCAGTGGCGTTTCGAAACCGACGACCGCATCCAGTCGTCGCCGGCGGTAGCCGACGGTACCGTTTTCGTCGGGAGCGATGACAACAACCTGTACGCAGTCGACGCCGAAACGGGCAGCGAGCAGTGGCGTTTCGAAACCGACGACCGCATCCAGTCGTCGCCGGCAGTAGTCGACGATACCGCTTTCGTCGGGAGCTGGGACGGCAACCTGTACGCAGTCGACGCCGAGACGGGAACTGAACAGTGGTCTTTCGAAACCGGTGATCGAGTCGACTCGTCCCCGGCGATAGCCGACGGCACCGTCTTCGTCGGGAGTAATGACAGCAATCTGTACTCCATAGACGCCGAGACAGGTACCGGCCAGTGGCGCTTCGAAACCGACGACCGAGTCGACTCGTCACCAGCGGTAGCCGGCGACACCGTCTTCTTCGGAACCAGGCGTATGGACGGCAACCTGTATGCAGTGGACGCCGGATCGGGCAACGGAAAGTGGCGTTTCGAACCCGAGAGCGGGTTCTTCGAGCCCGACGATGCTGTCGCCTCCTCGCCGACGGTAGTCGACGGCACCGTCTTCTTCGGAAGCACTAACGGCCACCTGTACGCCGTCGACTTCAGCATCGACGGGACACCCGGCTTCGGTCTGCTTGGCGCACTCGCCGGACTCGTTGCCACGGGCTACCTCCTGAAGCGTCGCCTCGACGAACCGGACGCCAAGAAACACTAA